One genomic segment of uncultured Desulfobacter sp. includes these proteins:
- a CDS encoding PAS domain S-box protein, with amino-acid sequence MLLSLLIVSIVLQFVAAGLAFVMIRRTERTAVWLVMSSALLLMAIRRSISLIHTLTSDVIIIDPVAEGIALLISCLMVIGVWLIGGVFDRLGNLRAATQHELNKRIKAEKKLGRKNVLLQEMGRIAHVGGWEFDPATGQGTWTDEVTRIHDLDPKDETSLEKGVSFYRNRSRQKIDRAVKEAFAFGSSYDLELELVSAKGVHKWVRTIGSPVVEDGKVVRVHGTFQDITAHKKAEQEIRQITERQKQLADIIEKAEQPVSVGYPDGRLGLCNWAFCELTGYSIWRN; translated from the coding sequence ATGTTATTGTCATTATTGATCGTCTCCATAGTCCTGCAATTCGTTGCAGCCGGACTGGCGTTTGTCATGATCCGCAGGACCGAACGTACCGCCGTATGGCTGGTAATGAGCTCAGCACTTCTGTTAATGGCAATTCGGCGGTCTATCTCTTTGATTCATACTCTTACTTCGGACGTGATCATTATTGATCCGGTCGCTGAAGGTATCGCCCTGCTGATTTCTTGCCTGATGGTCATCGGCGTCTGGTTGATCGGCGGTGTCTTTGATCGGCTGGGCAACCTGCGCGCTGCAACCCAACACGAACTTAATAAACGTATTAAAGCCGAAAAAAAATTGGGCAGAAAAAATGTGCTATTGCAGGAAATGGGCCGTATCGCCCACGTCGGCGGATGGGAATTTGATCCTGCTACAGGCCAGGGGACATGGACTGACGAAGTCACCCGGATTCACGACCTTGATCCCAAAGATGAGACATCCCTGGAAAAGGGGGTGAGTTTCTATCGGAATCGGTCGCGCCAGAAAATTGACCGGGCGGTGAAGGAAGCCTTTGCATTCGGCAGCTCTTACGACCTTGAGCTGGAGTTGGTCTCCGCAAAAGGCGTGCACAAGTGGGTCCGTACCATCGGGAGTCCGGTTGTCGAAGATGGGAAGGTCGTCCGCGTACACGGCACATTCCAGGACATTACCGCGCATAAGAAGGCCGAACAAGAGATCCGGCAGATCACGGAACGCCAGAAACAGCTTGCCGACATCATTGAAAAGGCTGAACAGCCTGTAAGCGTTGGTTATCCCGATGGACGTCTTGGGTTGTGCAATTGGGCGTTTTGTGAACTGACGGGTTACAGCATATGGAGGAATTGA
- a CDS encoding hydrogenase maturation protease, whose protein sequence is MTSKVYTKKILVFGCGNTLFGNDGFGPEVVYKIEKTQTLPDSILVMDAGTGIRDLVFDLLLMDTPPELVVVIDAITVPDRRHGEIFAIDVAKVPKKKLADFSLHQCPSSNLLAQLAQRGTNVEVIAMNTEFIPDEISPGLCPVAENAVEEAAQLVIEKLKSHIAFNLEPIQK, encoded by the coding sequence GTGACATCTAAAGTTTATACAAAAAAAATCCTGGTTTTTGGCTGTGGCAATACGTTATTCGGAAATGACGGCTTTGGGCCGGAAGTTGTTTACAAAATAGAGAAAACGCAAACCCTGCCGGACAGCATCCTGGTGATGGATGCCGGTACTGGGATTCGCGATCTGGTTTTCGACCTCCTGCTCATGGACACCCCCCCGGAACTCGTGGTAGTCATTGACGCCATCACCGTTCCGGACCGTCGCCATGGGGAAATCTTTGCCATTGACGTAGCCAAAGTACCCAAAAAAAAACTGGCGGATTTTTCCCTGCACCAGTGCCCATCATCGAATCTTTTGGCCCAGCTTGCCCAACGAGGTACTAACGTTGAAGTCATTGCAATGAATACAGAATTTATTCCCGATGAAATCAGTCCCGGGCTTTGCCCGGTGGCAGAAAACGCAGTGGAAGAAGCGGCACAACTTGTGATTGAAAAATTAAAAAGCCACATCGCTTTTAATTTAGAGCCTATTCAAAAATAA
- a CDS encoding response regulator: MDDETTILLVEDNPDDIKLTLRAFKRNHISNEVTVATDGVEALEYLFGEGRYANRDVGDLPCLVLLDLKLPRIDGYEVLCRIRTNERTKFLPVVILTSSSEEADLIQSYENGCNSYIQKPVDFSQFSKAIHHLGLYWVVLNRRFPNR; encoded by the coding sequence ATGGATGATGAGACGACAATTCTTTTGGTGGAAGACAATCCCGACGATATTAAGCTGACGCTCAGAGCGTTTAAGCGCAACCACATCTCAAACGAGGTGACCGTGGCCACGGATGGCGTGGAGGCGCTGGAGTACCTCTTTGGGGAGGGCAGGTATGCGAACCGGGATGTTGGTGATTTACCGTGTCTTGTACTGCTGGACCTGAAGCTGCCCAGAATTGACGGTTATGAGGTGCTATGCCGTATTCGCACAAATGAACGAACCAAATTCCTGCCGGTCGTTATCCTGACATCTTCGTCCGAGGAGGCTGATCTGATTCAGAGCTACGAAAACGGCTGCAACAGCTATATCCAGAAACCCGTGGATTTCTCGCAGTTTTCCAAGGCAATCCATCACCTGGGCCTGTATTGGGTTGTTCTCAATCGCAGATTCCCCAACCGATAG
- a CDS encoding ATP-binding protein encodes MRSIDGFSQVLLEDYEKILDGEGQDALHRIRAAAQRMGRLIEDLLQLSRVSRWQLERQSLELGVLASEVVRSLQAQQSERVVEVVIGNDLSVEADPRLMRLVMENLVGNAWKFSHKVDEARIEVGRCRNTELETPNLNLADHTTVFYLRDNGAGFDMAYADKLFGAFQRLHTVSEFKGTGIGLATVMRAIHRQGGQVWAEGQVGEGATLYFSLET; translated from the coding sequence TTGCGCAGCATCGACGGGTTCAGCCAAGTCCTGCTCGAAGACTATGAAAAAATTCTGGATGGAGAAGGCCAGGACGCCTTGCATCGTATAAGGGCAGCTGCCCAGCGTATGGGGAGACTGATTGAAGATTTGCTCCAACTCTCGCGCGTCAGCCGCTGGCAGTTGGAACGGCAATCCTTGGAACTTGGCGTACTGGCCAGCGAGGTCGTTCGCTCTTTGCAGGCGCAGCAATCGGAGCGGGTGGTCGAGGTCGTCATTGGGAATGACCTGAGCGTAGAGGCAGACCCGCGGTTGATGCGGTTAGTGATGGAGAATTTAGTCGGCAATGCATGGAAATTCAGCCACAAGGTGGACGAAGCACGAATTGAGGTAGGCAGGTGCAGAAATACGGAGCTTGAGACGCCAAATTTAAATCTTGCCGACCATACCACCGTGTTCTACTTGCGGGACAACGGGGCGGGGTTTGACATGGCCTACGCAGACAAGCTGTTTGGCGCTTTTCAAAGACTGCACACCGTATCGGAATTCAAAGGTACGGGCATCGGCCTGGCCACTGTCATGCGCGCGATCCACCGCCAGGGAGGACAGGTCTGGGCCGAAGGGCAGGTCGGGGAGGGCGCTACGCTCTACTTTTCACTGGAGACGTAA
- a CDS encoding PAS domain S-box protein produces the protein MEELKAIDWNQVLTPPEWIETEYSALAQLEETGKPVRYQKEYIRKDGRRVPIEMLTHVVRDRDGEVQYYYAFIADIKERIAAEETLRASEKRFEDIAFSSANWIWECDASGKYTFAAGQVHQITGYTPDELMRMTLFDMITGKEAVRVGEIFGKIVARKEPIIELENTVLSKDGRTVHLLTSGVPVLDKNGDLAGYRGVDRDITEKKQATEALQNYRDHLEELAEARCLFGKP, from the coding sequence ATGGAGGAATTGAAGGCCATTGACTGGAACCAGGTTCTTACACCGCCAGAATGGATTGAAACTGAATATTCGGCTCTGGCGCAACTTGAAGAGACAGGCAAACCGGTTCGCTACCAGAAGGAATATATCCGCAAAGACGGTCGCCGTGTTCCTATTGAGATGCTGACCCACGTCGTCAGAGACCGGGACGGCGAGGTTCAGTATTACTACGCCTTTATCGCGGACATCAAGGAGCGCATTGCAGCCGAGGAAACGCTACGCGCTTCTGAAAAGCGCTTTGAGGATATCGCGTTTAGTTCCGCCAACTGGATATGGGAATGTGATGCAAGCGGAAAATACACCTTTGCTGCCGGACAAGTCCATCAGATTACGGGATACACCCCTGATGAGTTAATGAGAATGACGCTCTTTGACATGATTACCGGAAAAGAGGCCGTAAGAGTCGGCGAGATTTTCGGGAAGATCGTTGCCCGCAAAGAGCCGATCATCGAACTGGAGAACACTGTCTTGTCAAAAGACGGCAGGACCGTTCACCTGTTGACCAGTGGTGTACCGGTGCTCGACAAAAATGGCGATCTGGCAGGTTACCGTGGTGTGGACCGAGATATCACGGAGAAAAAGCAGGCGACCGAAGCGTTGCAGAACTACCGCGATCATCTGGAAGAGCTGGCCGAGGCCCGTTGCCTATTCGGTAAGCCATGA